In the Natronobacterium texcoconense genome, one interval contains:
- a CDS encoding IS6 family transposase yields MPEFNRLTLLSSDIQLEFVEREQTPRELMRLSIHLHLAGLSLSDTVQILERFGVDRARSTVHNWVQKAELQPEDGKSPDHVAVDETVIQLTDDRYWLFAAVDPATNEFLHVRLFPTRNTGLTGIFLDELSEKHDVDDAVFLVDSADWLKAALHRRGYEFRYERHGQRNSVERVFKEVKRRTYQFGNCFRNADPETVETWLQSLAYYWNRLI; encoded by the coding sequence ATGCCAGAATTCAACCGCCTCACACTACTTAGCAGCGACATTCAGTTAGAATTTGTGGAGCGCGAGCAGACACCGCGCGAGCTGATGCGGCTCAGTATCCACCTTCATCTCGCCGGTCTCTCGCTTTCGGATACTGTTCAGATATTGGAGAGATTCGGTGTCGACCGTGCTCGGTCAACCGTCCATAACTGGGTGCAAAAAGCAGAGCTACAGCCCGAGGACGGCAAATCACCGGATCACGTTGCGGTTGATGAGACTGTGATCCAGCTCACTGACGACCGGTACTGGCTGTTTGCAGCGGTTGATCCAGCAACAAACGAATTCCTCCACGTTCGGCTGTTTCCGACGAGAAACACGGGTCTTACGGGGATCTTCCTCGACGAACTAAGCGAGAAACACGACGTCGACGACGCCGTGTTTCTCGTCGATTCTGCAGACTGGCTCAAAGCCGCACTCCACCGCCGTGGCTACGAGTTTCGGTACGAACGCCACGGTCAACGCAACAGCGTTGAACGTGTCTTCAAGGAAGTAAAACGACGAACGTACCAGTTTGGAAATTGCTTCAGAAATGCCGATCCAGAAACGGTCGAAACATGGCTTCAAAGCCTCGCATACTACTGGAATAGGTTAATCTGA
- a CDS encoding cupin domain-containing protein, whose product MGYDTAAKADPESVVPEEFGGMWFLKDELESDSVGFTVLELEPGGKGKEHDETETGQEEIYYVLEGEIEVELTDSDETVSLEADEAIRLDPDETRQIRNEGDERAKLILVGAPL is encoded by the coding sequence ATGGGCTACGACACCGCAGCCAAGGCCGATCCGGAATCCGTCGTCCCCGAGGAGTTCGGCGGCATGTGGTTCCTGAAAGACGAACTCGAGTCCGATAGCGTCGGCTTCACCGTACTCGAACTCGAGCCCGGCGGGAAGGGCAAGGAACACGACGAGACGGAGACCGGTCAGGAGGAGATTTACTACGTCCTCGAGGGCGAAATCGAGGTCGAACTTACCGACAGCGACGAGACGGTGTCGCTCGAGGCAGACGAGGCGATCCGGCTCGACCCCGACGAGACTCGACAGATCCGCAACGAGGGCGACGAACGGGCGAAGCTGATTCTCGTCGGCGCACCGCTCTGA